The following proteins are co-located in the Silene latifolia isolate original U9 population chromosome 1, ASM4854445v1, whole genome shotgun sequence genome:
- the LOC141608255 gene encoding uncharacterized protein LOC141608255, which yields MESEKPHYLAPLDFIKLSSRYIQKGLLFTKPTQSFSIHDFLQDLKESLSLTLVHFYPFAGQLATRVDEPNHECLIYVDCNKGPGVKFIHATLDSTISDILSPTDVPLVVDSLFDHHKAFNYDGHTRSLLSVQVTELLDGIFIGCSANHAVVDGTSYWEFWNMWSEIHMSKGKGVSKSRLPLYQRWFPDGFGEDNPVLLPFTHPDEFISCVEPTQLRVRFFHFTSKSIQRLKTVANLETDNGNISSFQALSALVWRSVIRSNTVCHSQITNFRLTANSRHRLDPPLPKQFFGNCVSLLKITTTAGELLENSLGWVASLLNKSIVNHNDKEVTDSLKAWLEAPSIPKHGILYDSNSVLSSSSSRFDMYGNEFGLGKAIAVRSGYANKFQGTVAAYPGCEGGGSVDLEICLPPDSMTALESDVEFMTAVTLSRLRRENSPAEEVISD from the coding sequence ATGGAATCCGAAAAACCTCATTACTTAGCTCCATTAGACTTCATTAAACTCTCTTCTCGCTACATTCAAAAGGGTCTTCTCTTCACCAAACCAACTCAATCATTCTCAATTCACGACTTCCTCCAAGATCTTAAAGAATCGCTTTCACTTACCCTTGTCCATTTTTACCCATTTGCCGGTCAGCTTGCCACGCGAGTAGATGAACCTAACCATGAATGCTTGATCTATGTAGACTGCAACAAAGGCCCTGGCGTTAAGTTCATTCATGCTACTTTAGATTCGACCATATCGGACATCCTTTCACCAACCGATGTTCCCTTGGTGGTTGACTCCTTATTTGACCACCATAAGGCATTTAATTATGACGGCCACACAAGATCTTTGTTATCGGTTCAAGTCACAGAATTGCTCGATGGTATCTTCATTGGTTGTTCTGCGAATCATGCAGTCGTAGATGGGACTTCATATTGGGAATTCTGGAACATGTGGTCTGAAATTCACATGTCAAAAGGCAAAGGGGTTTCTAAATCGCGCCTGCCATTGTATCAACGATGGTTTCCTGATGGGTTTGGCGAGGATAACCCTGTTCTTCTTCCGTTTACTCACCCTGATGAATTCATAAGTTGTGTTGAACCAACTCAACTCAGAGTTCGGTTCTTTCACTTTACTTCCAAATCCATACAAAGACTAAAAACCGTGGCTAATCTAGAAACAGATAATGGTAATATTTCCTCTTTTCAGGCGTTATCAGCGCTTGTATGGAGGTCAGTGATCCGAAGCAACACGGTGTGTCATAGTCAAATCACTAATTTCAGATTAACTGCTAATAGCAGGCATCGATTAGACCCACCTTTGCCAAAACAATTTTTCGGAAACTGTGTGAGTTTACTGAAAATAACTACAACAGCTGGCGAACTGCTTGAAAACAGTTTAGGGTGGGTAGCATCATTGCTGAACAAATCAATTGTAAACCACAATGACAAAGAAGTAACCGATTCCCTGAAAGCCTGGCTGGAGGCGCCTTCTATACCCAAACACGGTATCTTGTATGATTCCAATAGTGTGCTGAGCTCGAGTTCATCAAGATTTGACATGTATGGCAATGAATTTGGTCTGGGGAAAGCAATTGCAGTTCGTAGCGGGTATGCAAATAAATTTCAGGGGACAGTTGCAGCTTACCCAGGGTGTGAAGGGGGTGGAAGTGTGGACCTTGAGATATGTCTTCCTCCTGATTCGATGACAGCTCTCGAATCAGATGTAGAATTCATGACTGCAGTGACATTATCACGATTAAGACGAGAAAATTCTCCTGCAGAAGAAGTGATTAGTGATTAG
- the LOC141617891 gene encoding histone deacetylase 14, chloroplastic-like, with protein PGTGKINEVGRGQGEGASLNLPLPGGSGDLAMRTVFDEVIVPCVQNFKPNIILVSAGYDGHVLDPLASLQFTTGTYYMLAASIKQLAKEVCGGRCVFFLEGGYNLKSLSYSVADSFRAFLGESSLASEFDNPAILYEEPSTRIKEAIRNVKAIHSL; from the exons CCGGGTACTGGTAAAATTAACGAGGTTGGTCGAGGCCAGGGTGAAGGCGCATCATTAAATTTACCACTACCTGGAGGATCTGGAGATTTGGCTATGAGGACCGTGTTTGATGAAGTTATAGTGCCATGCGTCCAAAACTTCAAGCCCAACATAATCCTTGTATCCGCTGG CTATGACGGGCACGTCCTGGATCCTCTAGCAAGTCTCCAGTTTACAACAGGAACTTACTACATGCTAGCTGCAAGTATTAAACAACTAGCCAAAGAAGTATGTGGAGGCCGCTGTGTATTCTTCTTGGAAGGAGGATACAATCTCAAGTCTCTTTCATACTCGGTAGCTGACTCATTCCGAGCATTCCTTGGTGAGTCCAGCCTTGCATCTGAATTCGACAATCCAGCCATTTTGTATGAAGAACCTTCCACCCGAATCAAAGAAGCCATTCGAAACGTGAAGGCTATTCATTCCTTGTAA